GCCTTTCTTTTAGTGACACACAGCTTCAAGCAAtctaatttatttgtatttatcatTCAACTTTGTTCAGATTGAGACCCGTCAGCTATCAAATTTCAGCCTGCTGTGTATAGTTGTACAATAAGTCAAAAAAAGACATTACGCAATATGCCACCTGGACAAGGGAAATACAGATACCACCAGGCTCTTTACTGCCACAGTACAATGTTTCCATTTCATCCCACTCTGCAGATCACAATAACAGAGAGCTAGGTGATACTACAAGTTCTCCAATGTTTCAAGCTGAAAAACCTTGGGGCTTATTTACACAAATCTGATGCATCACCATcagtgcatcagatttcttgctctACCCTGCACCCCTCTAACAACTCAATGGTAGTGATGTATTTAATATAAGTGCTCTATGGTGCACAGTGTCCACAGATGCTGTGGTGCTAAAATGAAgacttgctggactagcatcaaaaaatgaagttACTCCAACAATGCCAGGAGGCCCCATTCAAAAGCcctgtgtcactttaacgcctgctctgagcaggcgttaaaaaagtgACACTGTCAAGGCGCAGAATGATGCttcaaaatcttgtagatttccatgcaccagttctgcatggctAATAACAGGGGAATGccaaccttgcatacattatacctgacacaggtacaatataacgcaaggctttacaaactggtgcaatggccctattgcaccagtttgtaaatgtggcgcactgtggGGGACTGCTTTGCGCAACTAGTGCATCAAAAAGCGATACAACAGTGgcagaaggggcttgtaaataagcccctctgtgTTTTACCTGCAATAACTGTGCCAGGTTCTTcctagtgggggtgggggggggaaataaaataaaatctatgcaCTGCTGATAATCGTAATTCAGACACAAACTGGAGTTTGTTTCAGAATTGAAATATATTGGGCACTCAAAATGAGGCAGTAGATCTCAAAATGAGAGGAACTTGTATTTTTTGCTGCGCCAGCTCTAGACTTTAGGATCTTTCCAGAAGGAGATACATTTGAAGGCTAAGCAAACAGGGAATACCAGAGCATTCCAGTCTGCAAGTGCACATCAAGCAAAGTGTTAAATGTCTGTTACTAAATGTTGGAGTTGCAGGATGCTTCGTTAGTATTGCTCAAAGCCACCAGACTTGCTTTTAAGCCACCAACAGAAGAATTTGTCATCAATCACCTATGGGATGGATCTATCAGAATCCATGTTTGTGGTTGTGATTGGATTACTGTAATATACTTTGATGTACACTTGAATCACTAAAAAGTTCAACCGTGCTCTTCAAGTAGTCCAGAACTAGTTTGACAAAGTACATTTGAACTAAGAGAAACAGGTGGGAGTGCTCACAGACTGTTGCTGAAAGCATGGAACAAAGGTATTTATACTCCATGCAAAGAACAAAGTCCCTGGGTACGAGCCATACTGAAATCAACAGTGACCAACCGGTTTTGGATAGGGATCACAATTTGCACCCACTTGGTAACAAATTGCCCTCAAATGTTTAATCCACAACTTCTGATGTTCAAGCCTGTCCCCTGAAGGGGCCGGAGAGTGGAGTGTATTGAATTTGTTGCAGTGATGGAATGTGCTTGATGCATCATTGACTTTCTGTAGCCTAATTTTCCCTTCTTTGAATGGCCTCATGTTCAAACGAGCATGTGAATAAGTATATTGCTCTTTATATGTGTCCAATTGCATTTTAATAAAGACATGCTTGTTTGGGAGTTTGGGGTTAACCAAACTTGCATTGTGACCCTGACAGCTCGAAGGAAGCAACATAGTTGGACTATGTACAATATTGTGCTATTTCATTTGTAGAGCTGCTAGGCATATTTGTACACATGTCCTTGAGGCTAGTGCTATCACACATATTTTGGTGAAAGTATTTGATTTTCTAGCCATCATAAAGAGCTCTTTATTCTTTCATTGTTCCTATATTTATCAATGTGAAAAATGTAGATAAAGGTTAAAACAATTGTGGTTGTTGTGATTTCCAATTATTGGCCTCTTGTTGTTTGGAAAATATTCTTTCAATAAGAGCAATTTCCACACAAgtgaataaatatttgtatattgtTTACTGGTGTATGCATCACAAACCTGATTTCATATTTAACCTTGCGCTGTGGAAGCTTTTGTAGTAGTGGGAGTAGTTGTTGTTGGTGTAGTTGTTGTTGGTGTAGTAGTGGTCGGAGTAGTAGTGGTTGGAGTAGTAGTGGTCGGAGTAGTAGTGGTTGGAGTCGTTGTACGACGATGATAATGATGCTTCTTCTTGTTCCATCTTTTTTCATGTGACTGGAAAATAgagaacacacaataaaaatatggTACTCTAATATATTAGAATAGAAATGTGCATAACAAAACATTACACCATGTTCTTTGAAGAAACGTATCAATATTTTTGCTCATTATAAGCACACAAAGCAGAACAGACCAACAAAGATTTGTTTCCAAGGACGACAAACACCAGTCAATTTTTCAAGATCTTAACACATTTGCTGCAAGCACTCACATTTTCTGAAATATGTATGGCTCTGTATTGTGTTATTTGGAAGCATTCACATCCTTCTCCCAGAAAGCAAAACTTTAAGGACTGGAAGAATGAAAGCGTGTAGACCACCAATGTATCCTGACCACAAAGTAACCTAATTGTGAACGCTTATGAGCTGAGCTGCTGCTCATCAGAGCAGTGCTGGAAAGCAAGGAGCACTGCTTCTGGCAGACaggaaaggggatttggagaggtAGGAGATGCCACATTTTGCTAGGCTTCCTATTATTCCACTGTCCCTGCATAGCTGTTGAAAGTCGGGTGATGGTTTTTGGGGCCATTTatgacataaaattatagatgggtaaaaagtggatTGCAGTAATATGttttcacctcagggttctgagtgacatcatagacacctTGAGCTTCGCTCTTGGTGTCTAGTTGGTGTCACTTAAACACCTTAGTGAAAAaccatccccatatttcactgttaaCCGTCTATAATTCTAAATGCTATGCATGGCTCTCACAGAGAGCCATTGGCATAAATGACTGGATTCTAAATCCAATAAATGAACTACTATGGTGTAGCAACGGTGGGTAACAGATCTTGTTGACTATGGTTGCAATGTCATAAAAGAGCTCTAGGCTGCTCTGTCTGGGCCTGTCAAAGCAGCACCAGAGACCGGTGTGCACAGCTTCTCAAAGGGATGGAAAGGAAGGCACAGAgagttgttgggatgggtggtaggAGCGCActtattttgttttcaaatttggGACAGGGAAGACAACCCATAGCTTCCTCATTACTCCTCTGCTCTGTTTAGCAGCTAAAAACAGCGGCAGATGTATTTGGGGGCCATACATCATATGCAATTATAGCTGGGTTTAAAGTGAATTACGAGGCTGTCTCCCATCTGCCTTCTATAATTCCATATATTATATATCACTTCCATTCAAAGCCTTTATTGCAATTCCAGACTCTAAATTTGAGTACCCACTGGAATGACATAATGACAATGGGAAACAAAAGTTCTTTCCTATTGTTGCTATGTCATAAAGGTATTTTAATTGCTCTGACATGGCCCTCTGGAAGCCTGTTAGAGCAGCACTGTTTCTCACATTGTTTGGTAAGCAAGAGAGAGGAAGCTCTCATAGGTTGGTAAGTAGCAGGACACTTGTTTATTTTCAACATTTGGTACAGGATGGAGAGGCCATCATCAGTACTCTTCCGTCCTGGAATAGCAGTTGAAAGCCGGAGCAAATTAGTCTGGGGACGATGGATAACATAATATTAAAGACGAGTAACCGTAAACAGTCCTGATGTTTTTATCTAGAGGTTCTGACTGACAGCATAGATGTCACAAACATTTCTCTTGTTATGTATTTGACATTTATTTAGAAACTCTCAGTGAAAGATATCCTTGACGTTCACTCTCACCTCCCTATATTTCTATATGTTAATCGCTACCTCTGTAAATATGAAGTGCTCTCTACATATGTAATTTCTTAGTGTACCAGTGCATATGGGACAATACCGTTTTATGTGTGCAGTCATAGTTTATGCTGTTTATTTCACTTTTCCCCCAAATgaaattattttttacaaatgaTAAAGATCTCCTTTTCCATCAGTTCGAACGATTTATAAAGGTTGATGAGTAAATCCCCATTTGCACTCAAGAaagggatttagggccacatgtaggtagctttttgcacgtcgcaaacagcgaattttgatgtttgcgatgtgcaaaaagcacattgcgatgcacaaacccagttctgcgattcagtaacctggttaccgaatcgcaaaactggtttccgacttgcaattaggaaggggtgttcccttcctaattgcgactcgcagtgcaatgtaggattgttttgtgcctGTAAACTGGTtgtaaaccaatcgcagtttgcacccatttcaaatgggtgctaacacattagttgtgaatgtcactgtaaaaaaaaattcagagcaggcaatgaaaaaatgaaaggaaaacaggctgcattacaaaaaaaaaatgctttattaaaaagcagtcacagactgctgtgagggacggaattcacaagggggtcgcaaattgcgacccacctcatgattattcatgaggtgggcatttgtgaccccattgcgtatcgcagatggtgtcagggacaccatcctacattcgtatttgcgactcgcaaattgcgagtcgctctgactcgctaTTTCCCAgttgcaaatctgaacctacctacatgtgccCTAACTCATTAACCAACGTGGGCTAATATTATGGATATGTAAATCCCTTTCTGAGTATAACTTCAGGTTCTTGTAATACCAAATTTGAACATACAATTGTTAATACAAGTGAGACCTATACCCAAAAACAGACTTAGGCCCATTCAAGAAGGGCCTAGTgccaactattgccacattagagtaattgttttttacactaatgtggcgatagtgtggcaaaaacaccacggcatatttacaaagtagtgcaatgcatttaaacccttctggcacattatgcctgcacccggCATAATGTATAGAAGGGGCGTTCCCAGTTAaggggcccacaaaaatggtgcagtggaatctataagatcccactgtgccatttttagcagcatttttaacgcctgcacagagcaggtgttaaaaggaggcacaccattatgtttaatgggcccctatgtactttgcaggattagcgccaacatttgtggtgctaatcctgcaaagtacagcaatagcgtaaaaaatgatggcgctattgtccctaacctgatccacggtgcaccatatgttaaatacggtgcacacctgGTGCTATGAGGGGGGGGGCGCAATgtgccacaagaaaagtggagttTCATagcatgaagcgccacttttcttaaatctaggccTTAGGTTCTCATCTACAAAGAATTGgcatattctgcagcacacacatggaaagagtaaaaaacaaggaaaaatgtaaacatttcctcttgttacgcctgctctggggagatgTAGGTttctggtgctgcctcagatttaaactatgttgtaaatctggagcagtgtcaaaaaccacgagtgttgagtgggaacacctacAGCAATGCCCATGGCAGGCTTTcccgatgcagtgtaaggcaaagcagcgacttGGGCTGCATTGCTTTataccatatctacaaagccatgtaaagccatgcaggttGACTTAGCgtgtccttgtagatatgggtctgcactgtgtgccacagaaGCATAAACAAATAATGCTGCGGTGGGGcacatgggcttgtaaataagacccttcATTTTTTTAGTCCAAAATCAAACATTGTCTCACAGCACAAAGTGACTGCTCCCGATCAATTCATCCCATCACCACTGACCACATTCACACATTAACAGTTGCCTATTTCCC
The genomic region above belongs to Pleurodeles waltl isolate 20211129_DDA chromosome 1_1, aPleWal1.hap1.20221129, whole genome shotgun sequence and contains:
- the LOC138286498 gene encoding serine/threonine-protein kinase pakF-like encodes the protein MRTLVVVSCLLALAVCIAAFERDERSASDSGSHEKRWNKKKHHYHRRTTTPTTTTPTTTTPTTTTPTTTTPTTTTPTTTTPTTTKASTAQG